The genomic stretch caaccacgctctatttatttccacacatctctcttacccttgcgttacttactcgatcaaaccacctcacacaacacattgtcctcaaacatctcatttccagcacatccatcctcctgcgcacaactctatccatagcccacgcctcgcaaccatacaacattgttggaaccactattccttcaaacatacccatttttgctttccgagataatgttctcgacttccacacattcttcaaggctcccagggttttcgccccctcccccaccctgtgatccacttccgcttccatggttccatccgctgccagatccactcccagatatctaaaacactttacttcctccagtttttctccattcaaacttacctcccaattgacttgaccctcaaccctactgtacctaataaccttgctcttattcacatttactcttaactttcttctttcacacactttaccaaactcagtcaccagcttctgcagtttctcacatgaatcagccaccagcgctgtatcatcagcgaacaacaactgactcacttcccaagctctctcatcccgaacagacctcatacttgcccctctttccaaaactcttgcattcacctccctaacaaccccatccataaacaaattaaacaaccatggagacatcacacacccctgccgcaaacctacattcactgagaaccaatcactttcctctcttcctacacgtacacatgccttacatcctcgataaaaacttttcactatatatatatatatatatatatatatatatatatatatatatttatatatatatatatatatatatatatatatatatatatatatatatatatatatatatatatatatatatatatatatatatatatatatatatatatggaaccatggaagcggaaatgagtcacagggtgggggagggggcgaaggttctgggagcgttgaagaatgtgtgaaaggcgagaacattatctcggaaagctaaaatgggtatgtttgaaggaatagtagttccaacaatgttatatggttgcgaggcgtgggctataggtaggtttgttcggaggagggtggatgtgttggaaatgagatgtttgatggcaatatgtagtgtgaggtggtttgatcgagtaagtaatgaaatggtaagagagatgtgtggtaataaagagagtgtgtttgaaagagcagaaaagggtgttttgaaatggtttggtcacatggagagaatgagtgaggaaagtttgaccaagaggatatatgtgtcagaagtggagggaacgaggagaagtgggagaccaaattagaggtagaaggatgcagtggaaaagattttgagcgatcggggcctgggggagggggtgccattttatgtgtggcagggtgacgatgggaatggataaaggcagcaaatatgaatcatgtacatgtgtatgaatgtatatactatATCAGGGTATATTCTATGGCAGTGTATATTCTATGGCAGTGTATATTCTATAGCAGTCTTGTGGTTATATTACAAGTATTGTTGCTCAGTAAACTGACATATGTCTTGTGTTTCCATCAGGCACCAGAGCCGTTGTGGACGTCAAGTGGGCCGTGGTACTGGGGGCTCTGGTGGCCGAGCTCGCACCTCCAGGTTACACCTCGAACTTGCTCTATTCAGACAGGTTAGAGGACATGGGACCCGCGCCCTCTGTGCCCACCAGGACTAGACACGTGTGTCCTGAGGCTTATTTTGGTAATATGTACGACCGTGCCTTTGGTCAGCACGGCATGGAGACGGAGAGGTGTACGTATGTGCCGGCATTCAGTAGCGTTCTCACCGTTATACTTCCAGCACAGTCCTGGCCTCCAGAGACCATTAACTTCGTCGTTACACAGATGAGAGAGATCTATGACATCCCCATTATTGTTATCCTTCCTAAAACAGTTACTATTGATGACAGACACAAAAATGTCAAGATTGTGAGAAAGGCCGAAGAGACTCTCACTGACGCACAGTGTCTGAACGAGGCCATAGAGGCGGTTGAGACCCCCTATGTGTTTATCGGGTGGTCGCTGGCCCACTTCAGCAACCAGTCATCACTGGAGCGGCTGGTGAGGGTGATGGATGAGGTGCCCTacgtggaggtggtgggaggtgccGCCAGGGACCTCCAGGGCCACTGGACTCACGGGTGTCTGCAACAACGCATGGCCGACTACCAAGCCACCTACACCATGGGCTACTATCACTCCAAGTACGAGtgtatgtactgtgatgatctATTGACGCCTTTTGCTGCCACTGCCAAGATGCTTATCAAGATACCATTCACCGCGAGCCTCAGCGGCCCAGCTGTGTATCGCGACTGGTTCGCTAAATTACGTCGTGCTGGCCAGTTAGCCATGGTGTGTCCTGACGTCATGTTCTTCGTCGGTAACCACGTACAGATGACACGGGACCAGTGGAAGCTGGTGGCCAGCCACTGGAGTCTCGAGATTATCCACTCTTACAGTGGAGAATCATACAACTTTTCCTGCGAATCTGTCGGCATATCATGTAAGAATCCCCTGAAGATAATAGGTTACTTCCTTCTACCACCATGCTGCAGAGCCATCATGGAGAAGGAGCTCCAATACCTCATGGATTACGGGGAGCAACATAAGATCGAATATGAACTTCAGTCAGGCTCGGCCCTCAGTGCTGTGAAGATGGGGAGATATGCACCCTGGGATTTTGACCATGATATGCAGTTCCCACGTCATGAGTACAAGGCATGGCTGTCTATGAGGAAACCTTATCTTAAAAGTAAGAAATGTACTCTGAGCATATCCAAGAAAGGTATATATTTTACAGCCCACTGTCCATATTTCTTTCTGGAATTTTACAGTCACGCCAACTTCACAAGCCGACAGTTTCTTCCAGCTGAATACAGAGAAATTCCAACCAGCATCATGTATGCCGGGCGATGGACGGTGGTCATGTCAAACCCGGGGTTGTTCACACGGAACAAATTGGGAATAGACGACCTGAAGCATGCCGCACACTGGAGAACCCTTAATGTTACCAAAGTCGGGAAGAAGAAGGGTGGCTACGAGAGCCCTGGGAAGTGGACGCCTTGTATCACACCTGAGCACCATTCCTGCCAGGACCGTTATCCTGGTGATGGCAACTTACCCTTCATACGGCCTTTCCTCCACCCATAGGCTGACCATTACTGCTATAGCAACCTGACCTTCCTCTACTACAGACTGAAAACTTTCTCCTGATGGCGACTTGCCTCTCCTCCACCTGTGGACTGGTGACTAACACCTGGTGATGGCAACCTGCCATTCCTCTCTCCGGTGATTAGATCATTCCCAGTTGGGGAGACGGAGGCTGGCGACCGCAAGCAAAAGAGCAATGACGCTCTCGTTTCTCATCGCCTCGATCGTCATCATTTACTGGTAAAACAGTCTTGACATCCTTCGACATCTTTACCTGTCAGTCAACAGAATTGGTAGAGGACGAAACAAACATTCCTGCCGTAAGAGTCGAGATATTaagagaaatataaagagaaaaaacgAATGAATAGGGAAAACAAAGAAAGGTTGTTAACAACGTCATGTTAAAATTTATCTGTGATattcaaatgtgaaatatattgCACCTGGAGTTCATGCGTGTTCACCAATATCTACGTCATTCGTAAGTGCAAGAAATGATTAATTTTCTGTattgttctttatattgtgtataTCATATGTACTTGATTGAAGATGATCAATATACGCGTGCACTGCAGTAGTATTTATTCCACTTATATACGAATTTTTCAAATAAAGTTCCATTTATGGAAAGAAACCATAATAGATTTTGCCGTTCTATTATACCTCATCTCGTTATTTTCACATAAATTTTCTAAATCTATGTACCTCATTCATAGCTGTGAACACTGCCAGTTATCCAGTTTATCCATACACCACTGTACAAATGATGACTCACTCATTCATGCGCCACTTGGGGTCAGCCGCTTCCTCTCTCCCATGTAGGTTTGGTTCCTGGTGGCGGCAGTCACTCCATACTTATTTccttcgttagcgaggtaacgccaggaatagacaagATCACATCCACTTTCATCTATTCTAAAGGtttgtgcaatgcaccgaaaccacagccccctatccacaaccagaccccacagacctctccattgtttcccccagccacttcaaatgctctggtttaatccaatgacagtacgtcgccccATGTATACTACATAATTCCAAtatactctatcccgtgcacgcctttcaccctctgcatatTCATGCTCCGATTTCAAAAATGTTTTTCTCTCCAtcatttcatctccagtttggtctcccctttctcatttgcccctccagttctgacacatattgtcctcagacatttcattttctataCATCCTCattcataacccatgcctcacacccacacaacatcGTGGGAACTACGAGACCTTCAAAAATAAACATTTTCGCCTTCCgttaacgacctctctttccacacattcctcactgaaccaagaaccttcaccacctAACCCATCCTATAACTCACCACCACTTTCATGTTTCCAATcgatgccatgtccactcccaggtatttatttcgccattcaaactcacgccccAACTGAGCTGTCCCTCTGCCCTTCTTAAAtatacttgcctttattcatatttgctctcaacttcctccgtTGACACAatctcccaaactcagttaccGACTTTTGTACTTTCttattcgaatctgccaccagtgctatactATCAGCAAACAAAACCGACATACTTTCCAGGCCCCACTTTGCCCCGTAtacactgcatactcgccccttccTCGAAGGCCCTTGCATTCAACTCCTCCaccaacccattcataaacaaatcaaacagccaaggttacatcacacaccctgtcGCGGACCAACTTTCACATGAAACCACTAACTCTCCGTTTTTCCTACTCATGTACACGCCTTACGCTCTTGCTAAAAACTTATCACCGTTTCTAGTAGCTttactcacacaccatatattcgtaacagtTTCCACAAAggatccctatcaaccctatcatattgtTTCTACAGATCCGTAAATGCAACTAgtaaatccctctgtttctttaagtgcttctcacacatattcttcaaaccaTACACCTAATTCATACATACTCTattactcctga from Panulirus ornatus isolate Po-2019 chromosome 30, ASM3632096v1, whole genome shotgun sequence encodes the following:
- the LOC139758447 gene encoding uncharacterized protein, which produces MGKEFGKAFRAGVLVTMVACLLLYSWRRLILRWTPDEDVSVGGVEEELLQLPTCPVQESCPAGVSHLAVSHRRRLAFTLAHVQRQISRLAGTRAVVDVKWAVVLGALVAELAPPGYTSNLLYSDRLEDMGPAPSVPTRTRHVCPEAYFGNMYDRAFGQHGMETERCTYVPAFSSVLTVILPAQSWPPETINFVVTQMREIYDIPIIVILPKTVTIDDRHKNVKIVRKAEETLTDAQCLNEAIEAVETPYVFIGWSLAHFSNQSSLERLVRVMDEVPYVEVVGGAARDLQGHWTHGCLQQRMADYQATYTMGYYHSKYECMYCDDLLTPFAATAKMLIKIPFTASLSGPAVYRDWFAKLRRAGQLAMVCPDVMFFVGNHVQMTRDQWKLVASHWSLEIIHSYSGESYNFSCESVGISCKNPLKIIGYFLLPPCCRAIMEKELQYLMDYGEQHKIEYELQSGSALSAVKMGRYAPWDFDHDMQFPRHEYKAWLSMRKPYLKSKKCTLSISKKGIYFTAHCPYFFLEFYSHANFTSRQFLPAEYREIPTSIMYAGRWTVVMSNPGLFTRNKLGIDDLKHAAHWRTLNVTKVGKKKGGYESPGKWTPCITPEHHSCQDRYPGDGNLPFIRPFLHP